In Paenibacillus sp. BIC5C1, a genomic segment contains:
- a CDS encoding radical SAM/SPASM domain-containing protein, giving the protein MKTFKKVYIEITSICNLACSFCPQTKRAKNFIDPEVFNNILDQIKPHTKHIYLHVKGEPLLHPKIDLLLDSAHEKGFKVNITTNGTLLPKTQHKLLGKPALRQMNFSLHSFDGHEGSTDREGYLGNVLSFVREAVKHNVIISFRLWNLTQDNFTNAQMNRNRETLEVLEREFNLDFRIEEKVVPGSGVKIAPNVYLNQDHEFQWPSLDAPEDDGKGFCHALRSQAAVLVDGTVVPCCLDGEGVINLGNVHEKSFSEIVDGERANNLFYGFSKREAVEELCRKCGYRQRFGA; this is encoded by the coding sequence TTGAAAACGTTCAAGAAAGTATATATTGAGATCACAAGTATATGTAATCTGGCATGCAGCTTCTGTCCACAGACCAAACGTGCCAAAAATTTCATTGACCCTGAAGTCTTCAACAATATATTGGATCAGATCAAACCCCATACCAAACATATTTATTTACATGTCAAAGGTGAGCCGTTGCTTCATCCCAAAATTGATCTGTTACTGGATTCAGCGCATGAGAAGGGATTCAAGGTTAACATTACGACAAACGGTACGCTACTGCCCAAGACCCAGCACAAACTTCTCGGCAAACCGGCGCTGCGTCAGATGAACTTCTCTTTGCACAGCTTTGATGGTCATGAAGGTTCCACGGACCGTGAGGGCTATCTAGGCAATGTGTTGTCATTTGTGCGGGAAGCAGTGAAGCACAATGTCATTATTTCATTCCGACTCTGGAATCTGACACAGGATAACTTCACGAATGCGCAGATGAACCGAAACCGGGAGACGCTGGAGGTTCTTGAACGTGAGTTCAATCTGGATTTCCGTATTGAGGAGAAGGTTGTGCCGGGGAGCGGTGTCAAAATTGCCCCGAATGTGTATCTGAATCAGGATCATGAATTCCAGTGGCCGAGTCTGGATGCACCCGAAGATGATGGTAAAGGCTTCTGCCATGCGCTTCGCAGTCAAGCTGCCGTGCTTGTCGATGGAACTGTAGTTCCATGCTGTCTCGATGGTGAGGGTGTAATTAACTTGGGCAACGTTCATGAAAAATCGTTCTCGGAGATTGTGGATGGTGAACGAGCCAACAATCTGTTCTATGGTTTCTCCAAACGGGAAGCAGTGGAGGAATTATGTCGGAAGTGCGGATATCGTCAGCGGTTTGGCGCTTAA